Proteins encoded together in one Prunus dulcis chromosome 3, ALMONDv2, whole genome shotgun sequence window:
- the LOC117621761 gene encoding uncharacterized protein LOC117621761, protein MENVNMACPKDSFPLSRIDQLVDATAGHELLSFMDAYSGYNQIRMHLADQESTRLSLLKGCDASLVLISPSGITVEYAMPFHFQSSNNKAEYEALLAGLRLAKELGAKHIYINSDSQLVVNQVTDEYQARGQ, encoded by the exons ATGGAGAATGTCAACATGGCTTGCCCCAAGGATAGCTTCCCCTTATCCAGAATCGACCAACTGGTTGATGCCACAGCAGGGCACGAGTTGTTGAGCTTCATGGATGCCTACTCGGGTTATAACCAGATTCGCATGCACCTAGCCGACCAAGAAAGCACTCGTTTATCACTGCTCAAG GGTTGTGACGCTAGCCTAGTTCTCATATCTCCTAGTGGAATCACAGTGGAATATGCTATGCCATTTCACTTCCAGTCATCAAACAACAAGGCAGAGTACGAAGCTCTCCTTGCAGGCCTCCGCTTGGCAAAAGAACTGGGGGCTAAGCATATCTACATCAATAGCGACTCGCAACTTGTGGTTAATCAAGTGACAGATGAATATCAGGCCCGGGGACAATAG